Below is a genomic region from Echinicola rosea.
TGCCCTATCCATGGAGGTGAATGATGACCAATTGTTTAGCTCTATTCATAATGATATTCATCATTTTTGCGGGCATGATGTTCATATGACCATAGCACTGGGGATAGCCAATAATCTCGTTCATCATAAAGAAGACATTAAGGGAACCGTATTTTTTATATTTCAACCCTCTGAGGAAAATTACCAAGGAGCAAAAGCAATGATCAACGACGGCCTGTTGGACTTAATTGATCCAGATGAAATTTACGGGACCCATATTTCACCGATGCCTGTAGGATTGGTGGCGTCCAAGCCAGGGTTTTTATTTGCTGATTATAAGAAAATTACGATTACTTTTCGTGAACCAGCCCAGGAAACAGGTTTAGAGGCATATACCAAAGAGTTGTTTGTTGATCTTCAGAATAGAAAGGATGAGAGTAGCTTTTGGGATACACGGAATCTTATGGATCCTGAAATCGGCATTGGGAACCCAAAGACTATTTTCCATGATTACATAACTGTGCGGAGTGATTTTGAGGTAATCCATAAAGATGGTGATATTCAGGTCACTAGTATGGTGAGTGCCAGTAGTAAGGCCATAATGGATTCAATTCCTATAAAATTGCGTGACAAGATCAACGAATCCAGTTATAAGGCGCTATTGAAGCATATTAAGTTTGCTGAGAAAGGATTGTTATATTCTACCCAACGAGCAAATATCCAAAATGACCCAACCCTTGCCAAAAATGCCATCAGAACCATGTCGGAAATTTATGGCGATGACCACGCTATTCCCCTTTACGGTGTCATTCCTGATGGGAGAGGAGATGACTTTGCATATTTTCAAGATAAAATACCAGGTGTATATTTTTTGCTTGGCGGCTCAAATTTTAAAAAGGGAATCATAGCCATGCCCCATTCCTTAGGGTTTAGGGTAGATGAAGGAAGTATCAAGGCCGGCGTCAACTATTTTTCCACTCTATTATTAGAACAAACAAATAAGTGAAGCAGGTGATGGCTCCCAATCAGAATAAAAATCTTGCCGAGAGCAGTTGATGCCTGAGTAGCCCTTCCAGTTTGATAAAAGTAACGGAAGGGGAAAACTGTACCAATGGTAATAGCTTTTTGCGGAAAAATATGTTTTGGTGAGAAATTAAAGTTGAAATATTTTTATGTCCATTTACATATGTAATGAATTGAAATTGTTGTGTTTAAACATTTTTACAGATTTTTTGTACATGTGTGCTAATGATAGGAAATGGTCCATGGTAACTTTATTGAACAATTGATATAGGACAAATAGACGTTTACAATTGTCTTTTGTACTGATCCATTTACTTATAACCTAGGTGCTATCTGGACAGCTTATAACCTCAATTCGATTATAAAATCGTCACTGCGAGGCTTAGAGGGAAATATGAGGGGTGGAAGCCGTGGTAGCTCGCCGCGGCGAGTTGCCACACCCTTTTCCAACCCACATCCTCCTAAAAAGAGTTCGCTATGACGCTTTTAATACTAAAATTAAGTCGATCTCAGGTTTATAAGAGTTGATAAAGAGGTATCGAAACCATTTCCCATTACAATAAATCCAACATATGAAAAGAAAAATTCTACAACTACGAAACCCCATGAAGAAGGGCTGGTGGCTATTAAGCCTATTGTGTTTGATGGTATCCGTCGGTTTTTCCCAACAGTCACAGATCAGTGGACTTGTGGTAGATAGGCAAGGAGAAAGCCTACCTGGAGTGAACATATTGATAAAAGGTACCACAAACGGAACAGTGACCGACCTAGAGGGTAAATTTAGCATTAGTGCATCGAGCCAACAAACATTGGTGTTTTCCTATTTGGGATTTACGTCTAAAGAAGTCCTTGTCGGTAATCAGGAATTTTTAAATGTCACACTGGAAGAAGATCTTTCGGATCTGGACGAAATCGTGGTGGTAGGCTACGGTACTGTAAAAAAGAGCGATCTAACAGGATCCGTAGCTTCCGTGAAGCCTGATGAGCTCAATTTGGGATCCTTGCAGAACATCGATCAAATGATGACGGGCAGGATGCCAGGTGTTCAGATCAACCAAAACAGTGCAGAGCCAGGAGGATCCGTAAATGTCAGGATCCGTGGAGTAGGCTCTATCAATGCCGGAAACGAACCGTTATATGTCATTGATGGAATGCCAATCGATAATAGCCCATCCATTTCTGGATCAGGCTCGGGGATCAGTGACAACAGGAACCCCAAAAACCCCCTCAACCTGATCAATCCCAATGATATCGCTTCCATAGAAGTGCTCAAAGATGCATCGGCAACGGCGATCTATGGTTCCAGAGGGGCCAATGGAGTCATTATGATCACTACCAAAAGAGGCTCCGAAAGTGGCACACGAATTACGTATGATTTTTCTGGAAGTATCCAGCACATGGCCAATAAGGTGGATCTTTTGAGTTCACGGGAATTTGCACAAGTGGTAAACGATATCGAAGAGGACAGTGGCCAGTCTCCCCTTTACAACATGGATGAAGTGGCTGAGCAAACAGACTGGCTCGACGAGATCACCAGAACCGGTTATATCCAAAACCATAACCTTTCGGTAAGTGGTGGAAACGATAAAAATTCCTTTTACTCTTCTGTGAGCTATTATGATCAAGATGGTATTGTGATCAGTTCTGGCATGGAGCGGCTTTCTGCTCGGGTAAATGCCGAATTCAAGCCAAGTGACAAATTTAAATACGGTATTAACCTGACCAATTCTTACGTAAAAAATGACAATGTTCCTTTTGGTACAGGTTTTAATGCCAGCGCGGGGGTGGTCAATTCGGCTATGGAAATCGACCCTACTGTTGATAAATTTAACCCAGATGGATCTCCATATCAGGATTTCAGCATCGATATGGACAATCCTTTGATCATTGCCGATGTGTTTACAGTGGATGAAAATACACGGCTGCTGGGAAGTGTATTTGGCGAATACTCCATTATTCCTGACCTCAATGTTAAGTTGACAGTGGGTTTTGACAAATTGGATGCGCGAAAGGACACTTATGTTCAGTCCACCACGAAGACCGGAATAGCCAATGGCAGCGGTATCGGCACGATCATTACCGGTGAAAAATCAAATAGAATGGTCGAGGCCACGGTAAATTATAATAAAAGTTGGTCTTCCCATCAGGTTAATTTTTTGGCGGGATATACCTTTCAGGATTTTATGAACAAGGGATTCAGTGGGAGTATTGACGGGTTTCCTTCAGATGCTTTGCTGACCAATAATTTTGGTTTGGGAGATACAGAAAGGGACGACCTGAACAGTTATAAAAACAGCAGCAAGTTGATTTCTTATCTTTCCAGAATCAATTATATCTATAATGGCAAGTACTATTTCACTTTCTCGATGAGGGCTGATGGCTCTTCTAAATTTGGTGAAAACAATAAATACGGCTATTTCCCAAGTATGGCGTTGTCCTGGAAATTGTCAGAAGAGCCTTTTTTGAGGAATTCAGAGGTGATTTCCAGTTTAAAGTTGAGAACCAGCTGGGGGCAGACCGGAAACCAGAGTATCGGTAATTTCCAATCCCTCTCTACGTTGGGAGCAGGAGGATTGGCACTGATCAATGGCCTACAGCAGCAGGGCATTACCGCTACGAGGATTCCCAATCCCAACCTCAAGTGGGAAACAACCACCCAGACTGATGTGGGCATAGACCTGGAACTTTGGCATGGGCGGGTAAATCTAGTAGCAGATTATTTTATTCGTAAAACCGATGACTTATTGCTCAATTTACCCTTACCCAAATCATCTGGATTTAACTCCATTTTGGATAACGTAGGGGCGGTGGAAAATAAGGGAGTGGAACTGGGTATAGAGACCTTTAACATTGACCGTCAAAAGTTTACTTGGACCACCAGCTTCAATTTTACCAGTGTAAAAAATGAAGTCACCGATCTGGCCAGTAGTGAACAAATCTTGCAGGGCGGACTTCCGTTTACCTCGGATATTACGATCGTAACCGAAGGTCAACCGCTCAACAGCTACTATGGTCATGTTGTGGAAGGAATATGGCAGGAAGGGGAAGACATCGCCAATTCAGCCCAACCGAATGCTCAGCCGGGTTATCCAAAGTTTAGAGACATCAGTGGTCCCGAGGGCGTGCCCGATGGTACCATTACTGATGCTGATAAAACGGTCATAGGAAGTCCCTTTCCTGATTTTTCGTTGGGATTCCGAAATACCTTCCGGTATGATAGGTTAAGCTTGGATGTGTTTTTTGCGGGGGATTTTGGCCAACAGCTGCTTAATCAAAACCTATTAAGTTCACTTTATCCTATTGAGGTGAGGCGGAATCGGATGGCAGTGCCTCTGTTGAACAGGTGGACACCGGAAAATCCTTCTACTGTTTGGCCGTCAGGAGTAAATCCGACCTCGTATGGTGGTAGTACGGTGAACAGTCTATCGGTAGAGGATGCCACGTTTGTGCGATTGAGGAACCTGAGGTTGAGTTACGATTTTAATGTCAGCAACCATGCGTTTATCAGGGGAGCCAATATTTACCTCCAGGGAAGTAATCTCTTGCTTATCACCGATTACATGGGATTTGACCCAGAAGTCAACTCCCTGAACAATGGAGCCAATTCGGCCAGGGCGGATTATAATTCCTACCCCAATGCACGCACGTATAGTTTAGGTTTTAGACTTACCTTTTAGGATTTTCTGTGAATCAAAAATTGAAGAAGATGAAAACAATTAATATATATATCGCTGGGCTTTTACTATTGTCCACATTGAATTCCTGCGAAGAACAGTTGGTAGAGGAGCCCTATGATCAGCTCATTCCTGACAATATCCTAAATAATGAGGTAGGATTGGAGTCTTTATTGAACTCAGCCTATGGAAACATGCAAGTACACCGGTTTGGGCTTATCCAGTGGCATTATCTGGAGGAAGGACCTTCTGATTTGTTTTTTGAAACTGGAGGTGGACAGGGTAGGAATGCCGCTTTTATCCAGGATTTTACCTTCGATGCAGAACATCCTTGGATTGGAGGAGCTTATAATGGGCTCTGGAATGCCATTAGAGATGTGAACTTGTTTTTGGATAATGTACAGGACGTGACCTATACCCAGGCAGACAAGGATATTCGCATAGCGGAAGCACGCTTTATCCGGGTATTCAATTATTACCTTTTGGTCAAATGGTTTGGTGAAGTTCCGTTGATTTTGAGCAGTACGCCAGAATTGTACCCGGAAAAGACCCCTGCAAGTGAGATGAACCAGTTTATTGAAAATGAGCTAAGGGCGGTTGCAGATGTGCTTCCCGTGGCACAGGCGGAAGAAAACAGGATTACGAAAGGGGCGGCATTGGCAGTGCTTACCAAGTTTTTATTAAACACCAAACAATGGCAAAAATGTGTGGGCGCAGCGGATGAGGTGATTGCGTTGGAAGTTTACGCACTTTATCCGGATTATAAGGGGATGTTTGCGCCCGAAAATGAAGGAAATTCGGAGTTTGTTTTTGTCATGCCGCAGACCAGGGATGCATCCGGTATGGGCACTGAGTGGCTGTCCCTTTCTTTACCCCCTGCATATCCTGAAGATGGGCCAAACTTTGCAGCACAATTTCGATATTATGATGCTTTTGTCAATTCCTTCGATGCCAATGATTTGCGAAAAGACCTCATTCTTACCCACTATGTTCGCAATGATGGTCAGGAAGTGGAATTGTTGGGCAATGACAACTCAAGGAGTTTTAAGTTTCGGGATCCAGCCAGAATAGGAGCAGATCAGGAAAATGATTTTCCCGTTGTGAGATATGCGGATATTTTACTTTCCAAAGCAGAGGCTTTAAATGAACTACAAGGTCCTAATCAGGAAAGTATTGATCTGATCAATCGAGTGAGGTTGAGAGCAGGGCAGAATATGATGATGCTATCTCTAGGAAACTTTGACCAAGCCGGATTGAGGGATCATATCCTTGATGAACGTGGATGGGAATTTTTTTCCGAAATCAAGAGGAGAAGTGATCTGCTTCGCCATGGGAAATTCATCGAACGGGCATTGGCAAGGGGCAAAAACGCGGAGCCTTATCATGTCTTGTTTCCATTTCCCCAAAGTGAAATCAATGCTAATGAAAATCTAGTTCAGAATGAAGGATATTGAGGGTTAAGGTCAGTCAGTTGATGCGGTTTTCTTTTATGGAGGAGCATTGACTGGCTCCTTTTTAAGGGGCATGACCAGTACAATATGATGTAACCTGAGCCCAAAACAAATACCGTTCCTGCGAGCTGCCGGGGATGGTTTTCCATACTGACAGACTTCATTTTGCTGACGCTAAGGATGCAAGGACTAATTGGTCTCGGTTTTATGATCCAAATCAGGTATATAAATAGCTTTTACAAACTTATAAATTAACTATTGATCAATGAAAAATGCTTATCGCATCGCGGGTTGTTTTTGTGCCTGTCTATTGTTTTTGGCTTGGCCGGTATCAAACAGCCAGGCGCAAGATGAAGAAGTTTTGTCGTATAAAATGAAAACCCGTTGGACTGACCAAGTGGATGAGGATAATACCTGGTCGGGCTACCCCAGGCCACAACTCCAACGCGACAAATGGACCAACCTTAACGGATCTTGGGAGTATGCGATCCATCCCCGTGAATCCGTCCAACCTGATCAATTTAAAGGAAAAGTATTGGTGCCCTTTCCAATAGAATCTACCCTGAGTGGGGTGAAAAAAACTGTCGGAAGTGCAAACTACTTATGGTACCGGAGGAATTTATCAATTGACCTGTCAGAAACGGCACAGCGTACATTGCTTCATTTTGGTGCAGTGGACTGGGAGACAGTAGTCTATATCAACGGCGAGAAAGTAGGGGAGCACCGTGGTGGTTATGATGCCTTTTCCTTTGACATTTCAGCCTATATCCATGATGGTGAAAACGAGTTGTTGGTGCGTGTATGGGATCCTACGGACGAAGGGATGCAGGCACGGGGGAAGCAAGTTTCGGATCCAAAAGGCATTTGGTACACTCCTGTGACGGGAATTTGGCAGACCGTCTGGTTGGAGCAGGTACCGGAGGATTATATCAAATCCCTTTATATCACCCCGGATATTGATCATAATACCGTGAAAATAGCGGCAGATCTTTCGGCACTTTCCAATGACCATGTAATAGAAATAAAGGCTTTTTCAGGAGGCAATGAAGTAGCCCAAAGATCGGTTGCTATTGCCGAGAAGTCGGTACATTTTTCCACCTCCATCCGGTTGGAAGACATGGTGTTATGGTCTCCAGATCGTCCACATCTTTACGACTTACAAATATCCCTTAGTGCTGCAAATGGTACCACTACTGATGAGGTGAAAAGCTACTTTGGGATGCGGAAAGTATCCCTTGGCAAGGATGGGAACGGTTACACGCGCATTTTGCTGAACAATGAACCGCTTTTCCAGTTTGGGCTTTTGGATCAAGGCTGGTGGCCGGATGGTCTTTATACGGCTCCTACCGAAGAAGCGATGGTGAATGATATCAAAATGACCAAGGAAATGGGCTTCAATATGCTTCGAAAGCACGTAAAAGTAGAGCCCGCAAGATTCTATTACCATTGTGACCAAATGGGAATGCTGGTCTGGCAAGACATGCCATCAGGCTTTATCCAGGCAGAAAAAGAAACC
It encodes:
- a CDS encoding amidohydrolase; the encoded protein is MKKIEIIAAWFIQQFHGITLGVFLLFGSFCPVLGQGSSMTIHQSIQHRTDVIFDSLVRLRRDFHRHPELSGEEGRTAAVITNYLKELGLEVYKGIGGHGVVGVLRGDGTGKKIAWRADMDALSMEVNDDQLFSSIHNDIHHFCGHDVHMTIALGIANNLVHHKEDIKGTVFFIFQPSEENYQGAKAMINDGLLDLIDPDEIYGTHISPMPVGLVASKPGFLFADYKKITITFREPAQETGLEAYTKELFVDLQNRKDESSFWDTRNLMDPEIGIGNPKTIFHDYITVRSDFEVIHKDGDIQVTSMVSASSKAIMDSIPIKLRDKINESSYKALLKHIKFAEKGLLYSTQRANIQNDPTLAKNAIRTMSEIYGDDHAIPLYGVIPDGRGDDFAYFQDKIPGVYFLLGGSNFKKGIIAMPHSLGFRVDEGSIKAGVNYFSTLLLEQTNK
- a CDS encoding SusC/RagA family TonB-linked outer membrane protein is translated as MKRKILQLRNPMKKGWWLLSLLCLMVSVGFSQQSQISGLVVDRQGESLPGVNILIKGTTNGTVTDLEGKFSISASSQQTLVFSYLGFTSKEVLVGNQEFLNVTLEEDLSDLDEIVVVGYGTVKKSDLTGSVASVKPDELNLGSLQNIDQMMTGRMPGVQINQNSAEPGGSVNVRIRGVGSINAGNEPLYVIDGMPIDNSPSISGSGSGISDNRNPKNPLNLINPNDIASIEVLKDASATAIYGSRGANGVIMITTKRGSESGTRITYDFSGSIQHMANKVDLLSSREFAQVVNDIEEDSGQSPLYNMDEVAEQTDWLDEITRTGYIQNHNLSVSGGNDKNSFYSSVSYYDQDGIVISSGMERLSARVNAEFKPSDKFKYGINLTNSYVKNDNVPFGTGFNASAGVVNSAMEIDPTVDKFNPDGSPYQDFSIDMDNPLIIADVFTVDENTRLLGSVFGEYSIIPDLNVKLTVGFDKLDARKDTYVQSTTKTGIANGSGIGTIITGEKSNRMVEATVNYNKSWSSHQVNFLAGYTFQDFMNKGFSGSIDGFPSDALLTNNFGLGDTERDDLNSYKNSSKLISYLSRINYIYNGKYYFTFSMRADGSSKFGENNKYGYFPSMALSWKLSEEPFLRNSEVISSLKLRTSWGQTGNQSIGNFQSLSTLGAGGLALINGLQQQGITATRIPNPNLKWETTTQTDVGIDLELWHGRVNLVADYFIRKTDDLLLNLPLPKSSGFNSILDNVGAVENKGVELGIETFNIDRQKFTWTTSFNFTSVKNEVTDLASSEQILQGGLPFTSDITIVTEGQPLNSYYGHVVEGIWQEGEDIANSAQPNAQPGYPKFRDISGPEGVPDGTITDADKTVIGSPFPDFSLGFRNTFRYDRLSLDVFFAGDFGQQLLNQNLLSSLYPIEVRRNRMAVPLLNRWTPENPSTVWPSGVNPTSYGGSTVNSLSVEDATFVRLRNLRLSYDFNVSNHAFIRGANIYLQGSNLLLITDYMGFDPEVNSLNNGANSARADYNSYPNARTYSLGFRLTF
- a CDS encoding RagB/SusD family nutrient uptake outer membrane protein yields the protein MKTINIYIAGLLLLSTLNSCEEQLVEEPYDQLIPDNILNNEVGLESLLNSAYGNMQVHRFGLIQWHYLEEGPSDLFFETGGGQGRNAAFIQDFTFDAEHPWIGGAYNGLWNAIRDVNLFLDNVQDVTYTQADKDIRIAEARFIRVFNYYLLVKWFGEVPLILSSTPELYPEKTPASEMNQFIENELRAVADVLPVAQAEENRITKGAALAVLTKFLLNTKQWQKCVGAADEVIALEVYALYPDYKGMFAPENEGNSEFVFVMPQTRDASGMGTEWLSLSLPPAYPEDGPNFAAQFRYYDAFVNSFDANDLRKDLILTHYVRNDGQEVELLGNDNSRSFKFRDPARIGADQENDFPVVRYADILLSKAEALNELQGPNQESIDLINRVRLRAGQNMMMLSLGNFDQAGLRDHILDERGWEFFSEIKRRSDLLRHGKFIERALARGKNAEPYHVLFPFPQSEINANENLVQNEGY
- a CDS encoding glycoside hydrolase family 2 protein; translation: MKNAYRIAGCFCACLLFLAWPVSNSQAQDEEVLSYKMKTRWTDQVDEDNTWSGYPRPQLQRDKWTNLNGSWEYAIHPRESVQPDQFKGKVLVPFPIESTLSGVKKTVGSANYLWYRRNLSIDLSETAQRTLLHFGAVDWETVVYINGEKVGEHRGGYDAFSFDISAYIHDGENELLVRVWDPTDEGMQARGKQVSDPKGIWYTPVTGIWQTVWLEQVPEDYIKSLYITPDIDHNTVKIAADLSALSNDHVIEIKAFSGGNEVAQRSVAIAEKSVHFSTSIRLEDMVLWSPDRPHLYDLQISLSAANGTTTDEVKSYFGMRKVSLGKDGNGYTRILLNNEPLFQFGLLDQGWWPDGLYTAPTEEAMVNDIKMTKEMGFNMLRKHVKVEPARFYYHCDQMGMLVWQDMPSGFIQAEKETQHVKHDAQLDWQRPLESAVQFEKELKAMIDNLYNFLSILVWVPLNEGWGQYETEKLATWTKQYDPTRLVDAPSGWADRKVGDMIDVHLYPGPGMEMSEENRASVLGEFGGLGLPVEEHLWWNKRNWGYLTYEDKAVYEKEFQGIIKNLEGLISWGLSAAIYTQTTDVEGEVNGLMTYDREVVKLDPSKVKEWIAPLYRPWWKKHDLLMDSEHHPSEWKVVGQEPKQGWQNADFEDENWEMKAAPFSGSDNPFLPPASAWKGKELYLRKEFYIQGAPKKLYLKYYAPKSRAMLYINGELVRILEDGGGRKRHYTHVFMDRAAKYLKPGRNIIAVKVAANPGEGAFDMGLYSTDIIGQ